The genomic region GGGAATGCCATCTCAAGAGGGCACTTTTACAGAGGAGGGGGGTTTGCCAACACCTTTGGTTGACCGGAGAACTCTGACCAGTGAAACAAGGTGGTTCCCCAGATTACTCTGGTGTAGTGGAGGGAGCCTGTAGTTTCGAATCAGATAGACTACAAGCCTGCCAAATGGTGACCTTGGGCAGTGATGATAACATTAGAAATAATAACTTAATAATTATGACAGCAATAGTAGGATAACAAAACTAGGTTTGTAGTCCTACCAGCCTTGGTTCAACTTCCAGCTTCTGCCCCTTCCTAGATCTGTGACCTGGGACAGGTCAGCCTGAGTATCCTCATTTATGAAATCATCACCATTGTCAATACATCCATTATTGGGAAGATTAGGAATAGTGTGTTTAAAGCAGGAGAGACAGTGCCTGAACCAGAAGCAACATATTAGCAAAGGATAAATGGTATTGTTATAGTATCTCTACAAATTACAGATCacctttatcttttcatttgttcattctcaTGACAGTTACTCATGGAGCTCCTGGCTGTGTATTAAGCAGGTGGAGAGGTGGAGGAAGATGGGGAAGGGACTGGAATGGCCTTAGCCCTGTGCTATCTTCTGTGATTCTCAAGAGGTCCCTGGTaggaaggaaggacagagaaCTGTCCCTCATCTTATAGAAGAGAccattgaggctcagagaaggaaagggtTTTGCACCCGACTGCACAGCTAGTGAGTGGTGGAGaacaggatttgaacctgggtctgtaAGATAGCATTAATAAAAGAGGTAACATTTTTTTTGTGCCCTTCTAATGGGTCAGGACCTGCCTTAAGCTTCTTAGCACGCATATAACTACCTTAAGAAGTGGATACGTTTATCATCTCTATGGaggagatgagaaaacaaaggccCTTGTGTAAAGTCCACAGTGGTTTTCGTTGTTTTGTATTCTCTCGAACACAGCCATCCTGTTGTCCCCCCCTTGTGAGactggggacactgaggccccAGGAGAGGGGTGGAGGGCTGAGTTCCCAGCCGAGGAGCCGCCCTGACTGCCTCGTCTCCGCAGGTGCAGCACCAGGGAGACCCCTTCGGGCTGCCCGGCTTCTCGCCACCGCGTCTGCCGGTGGCCGATCTGAGCGACCCTGCTCCGGGCCACGCcgacctgccagtgcaggagcgcCTGCGGCTGGACGCGGCGGCGCTGGCTGCGCTGCCGCAGCTACTGGACGTGGTGCGCCGCCTCCAGGCCGAGCTGAACCCGCGCGCACTGCGCCTGCTGCGGCGCTTGGAGGACGCGGCTCGCCAGGTCCGAGCACTGGGCGCCGCGGTGGAGGCCCTGCTGGGCGCGTTGGGGGCCGAGAGCCGCGGGCCCGGGCCCGAACacgcggccgccgccgccactGACTCCGCGGGCGTCTTCCCGGCCAAGGTGCTGGGGTTCCGTGTGTGCGGCCTCTACCTCGAGTGGGTGAGCCGCACTGAGGTCGACCTGGGCCAGCTAGCGCCCGGGGGCCCGGCCTGAGCGCCGGGCGCGCGGCCCAGCTCGTGGTCCCCTCCCTGGCCGTCTCcatctctccccatctctgtcaGCGTCTCTGTGTCCGtctctctgttttctttgtacgcttctccatctctttttctctctgggtcCTTCTTGTCTCCCTCTACGACTTCCCGTATCTGTCATGTCCTTGCTTCCCCATCGTTCCGGTCTGCCTCTCTGAGCGTCTCTTTGTCTTCCCGTCTCTTGTTTCCTCTGGGCCCCCTGTGAGCCTGTGTATATGTCCACCTCATCTCAAGGAAGGGACACCTGTCACTCTGTTTGCCTCTGTCCTTCTCTCTGTCGTTTCCTGGCCAGGAACATGCCTGCTGGCCCTGTGGTGGAAGGGCTCCTCCTGACACATTTCAGCCCCTTCCCGCAGGGTCACTCCACCTGCTGCTCTCCctgtccccatcccagccctgtggccctccaccccctccctttgatgccctccaccccttcccctccctctgccctaaTCCTACACCTTCCCTTCTCCTCAAGTCAggtttttggagaaaaaaaaaaaaaaaaatctcacccctttgaagagttttatttacgagaataaattaattttttgtaaataaaatgtttaaaaagaaccTTGAATTTACCAGTATATATAGTCGTTGAAAATGGGGAGACACATTTAAGGAGAATAAGATCCTTGGGGTATGACCTGGTCCCCCCAATCATCCGCAAAAGCCACACTATAAAGAGGAGGTTCAGGAGAGCCCCGGGCCACAGATGCCATCTATCATCCCGAAGTGGATGTGTCCTGAGCAAGAAACAGATGTGACTCGAGTCCTTAGCTtttcaagagtcagacatccATTGCCTAGGAAGTGAAGCACCTTAAGATGGGAACTTGGAACAGTGGCCACAGTCAGAGAGGTAGTTTCGAGGAGGAAATGAAGTCCAGGGAAAAGGGAGGCCTCGTTGCTCAGAAAGTCCATATCTTCACACAGGAAGTGAGGTAGATAGAGACAAGAAGGCAATCCCTGGACCTCCCCTAAATGACAGGAAGGGGACCAACTGTATTCCCATGTAGAgtgggaagtgaaagtgaaaagtgttagtcactcagtcacgtccgactctttgtgaccccatggactgtaagtgAAGCGTCTTCAGAGAGGTATTTCTTTCCACCCAGGAAGTGAGCAACCAGTACCGCTGGAATGGGAATTCATGAGAtgctgtccatggagtcccaCCCAGATCTGGAAGGGAGGCCACAGGACTTGGGCAGGAAGGCCAGGTATAAGGACTAGAGGCCTGGTCCCCAGGAAATGTTCCAAATACCTGGTACACTAGCCCTGTGTCTCCTTTCTAGCcaagaagaaaggcagaaaagaatcccttgtgagaaaaaaaaaaaagggaagaatcaGCTGTGAAGGGGAAAGGGTTGCAGCCTCTAACAGGAAGTCCTACCTCCTCTATTCAGAGTATTTGGCCTTGAGCTCACCCAAGAAAGTCACAGCTCGGTCTGTCCAAAAGCTGTAGTCCCGGATTATTACATACCCTCGACACTTCTTATGGAAGGCCGAGTCCCCGAAGGGGACAGTACCGAGGGGGTTTGCTGGGGGTGTGGGCAGGCCCAGGGCAGTCATGATGCTACCCAACTTGATTGCTAGGCCTTTGGCCTTGAGTCTTGCTTCCTCAAGCTGATCCACCACGATGGAATTGTCATTCAAAGGGCTTATGTCATTCTGGTCACGCACCGCAAGCAGGAGGTGCTGGCTGAAGGACCAGAAGGCCTGCTGGGTGAGCCTCAGACGTTCTCCATCTTCCAGGCCATTCCAGATCTCGAAGGGCATGTCGGTCGAAGGCAGGGTTCTGAGTGAGAGTTCGGGGGATTGAGAAGCCGGGATCACTAAAGGGACGACCTTGGTGCTCGAGCTGCACGAGAGACAGAGGCAGATGAGAGTGAGGGGACCCAAACGCTGCCCTAGGGTGCCCCTGAATTCACATCTGCCTGCCATGAGACTGGCCTCCTCCTAGGGGGAGTCAGCATTCCCTGCCTCTCAGGGAGTTGATGAAATGTGCTAGCACAGAGCCCCAGTACTGTTAGGCTTCCACTCAGCCTCCTCCACATACAAGTTGTGCAACTTTGAATCACAGCTTCAGTAATTCCCACATGGCACTGTAATGGGGAAGATGATAAGATGTAATAgacataaagcacttagcactTGGCTTATGATTAGGGCGTTAATATCATTCACTAATgacatttatattaatatcatGAACACTATGATTATGTTACTTATTACAGTATTTGCAAGCTAAATATATTAGTGACAATGTGGTTGAAGCCGTATTTCCTTTTTACTCACATTCTTCAGTGGTTAGTATATGTTCACTTTTAAATGATCATTGATATGCAGTTATTAATACCGAATTGAAGTATAATATTATTTAGTTAATGCCTTCTCCATTAAATTTCTCACCTCCACAAACCTAGACCCACAGAACTGCAGTGCACACTGATCAATTCTGTAACTGATAGATCACCTAGTCCTACATCCCCATTTACAAATGGAGAAACTCAGGGTCCTCAAAATTACCCAGAGGATGATGGCAGATATGTGACTAGAAATTAGaggaagggacttccttggtggttcagtggttaagactctgcctgccaaagcaggggacatgggttcaatccctgccccAGAAAGATTCCCCATGCCGTGGGGCACCTGAGCCTGGGGACCACAACTCCTCAGCCCTCAGTCCTAGAGCCCACGCTTCgtgcaagagaagccaccgcaatgagaagcccaagcagcGCACAGAAGAGGAGCCCGCGCTTGCTACAGTTAcagaaagcctgagcacagcgacagggacccagcacagcccacaGGACAGAAACTCGACtttaaaaagagcaaagagaCTAGGTTAGGTAACTTCATGTGGACCTAGAATATAGTTCAGTGGAAGAGTCACAAATTCCAGGGGCCAGGTAGATCACATCACCTGGAGAAGCCGCAGATGGGGTGGGAGTGGGCCACAGTGACTGGAGGCCAACAGCACCCCTGTGCCTGTTTCTGACAGGTTTTCATGTGCAAAATTTGAACAAGCATCCATGGCCTAGACAAAGCATCTGTGGGTCAGACCCAGCCAGCAGGCTGCTGCTTTGAACTTCCAGACAGTTTTGTGACCTCAGGTAAATTATTCCCCCTCTAAAGCTCAGTTTCCTGGCctttccctcatggtccagtggttaagactctgccctccaaaggcaggggttgcaggttcaatccctggttgaagagctaagatctcacatgcctcgcaGCCAAGAAACCCAACAGATAAAACAGAAGCGGTATGGTACCAAACTCAATAAGGACATTTTAACATGGTCCACATCAGAAAATcaaaaagagggcttccctggtggctcggtgggtaagaatcctcctgccaatgcaggagacacgggttcctgatccaggaagctcccacatgTCCTAGATcagctaagcccgtgggccataacctctgagcctgtgctctagagccagagagtcgcaactgctgagcccacgcgccacaactactgaagccttgcgagccctggagcctgtgctcagcaacgagggaagccgctgcagtgagaagcctgcacaccacaactcgAGAGTAGCCGCCACTCGCCAAAACCAGAGAGGTGctcagtgctcagtcacttcagtcgtgtccgactctctgcgaccccatggaccatggcccgccaggctcctctgtccatgggattctccaggcaagaatactggagtgggttgccgtttccttctccagtgatagagtgtgaagtgagtgaagtgagtgaagtgaagtcgctcagtcctgtccgactctttgccaccccaaggtCTATAGCATAattgctcctccgtccatgggattttccaggcaagagtactggattaggttgccatttccttctccgaaacTAGAGAAGAGCCAAAACTAAgtaacaaagatccagcacaggcaaaaataaataaattaatataaatataaaaaaattttttaatctaaaaaaccCCCTCAGTTCTCTTATCTGTAAAAATAGGTCATAATTCTACCTCTTAGAGCTATCTGAGGAGCCAGTAAGGTCATGAGGCTAAATCTCCCAGCATGGCATAGGCTCAGGAAAGCATAGGGCAGGAGGTGACTATGGAAAGACTCATGAGCCTGGAAAAAACTTTCCTCTAGGTGCTTCCTTCGAATCTTCTAACAGTCTTGAGAGGTCAGCCAAGGTACGATCACCATCCCATTTGGCAGATGAGGAAGCTaagacagggagagaaggaatgacctgcccaaggtcacccagccatCAGTGACATCATTCCTGTGGGCGTGTCTCTAGCTGGCAGAGCCTCTGTACCCCAGGACCCATGGAGGAGGCTTCTTCCAGCCTTGTtctgcctcccttccccagggctAGGCCAGGAGGGGGAcagcctcctcccctcaccccctgcgtccttcagttctgttttttcttttaagggttttttaaaatgtatttttaatataattttatttatggattttttctgtgctggatctttgtggCTGTGTgtgctttttctctagttgcagcgagtgggggctactcttcctcgcagggcacaggcttctcattgcggtggcttctcttgttcctcTAGAGCCCGGGCTCTAGAGtgagggctcagcagttgtgcacACAGACTCAGTTGCTCTGATGCCTGTGGGATCTGCCCGGATGAAGAAGTgcacccatgtctcccacattggcaggtggattctttacctgctcagtcaccagggaagctcccaccCACCATCCATTTCTTTGATATTTCAGGAATcagccttcattcagcctctgTGATCTGCCCTGAATTGAC from Odocoileus virginianus isolate 20LAN1187 ecotype Illinois chromosome 33, Ovbor_1.2, whole genome shotgun sequence harbors:
- the CTF1 gene encoding cardiotrophin-1 isoform X1, with product MSGALFSLSWNGTEPAWLKNWRIQSGASGFRKSKPGRSGQEARGWGALIPPLLFPPEDPQADSSASPLTHLEAKIQQTHSLARLLTKYAEQLLQEYVQHQGDPFGLPGFSPPRLPVADLSDPAPGHADLPVQERLRLDAAALAALPQLLDVVRRLQAELNPRALRLLRRLEDAARQVRALGAAVEALLGALGAESRGPGPEHAAAAATDSAGVFPAKVLGFRVCGLYLEWVSRTEVDLGQLAPGGPA
- the CTF1 gene encoding cardiotrophin-1 isoform X2, translated to MSRREGSLEDPQADSSASPLTHLEAKIQQTHSLARLLTKYAEQLLQEYVQHQGDPFGLPGFSPPRLPVADLSDPAPGHADLPVQERLRLDAAALAALPQLLDVVRRLQAELNPRALRLLRRLEDAARQVRALGAAVEALLGALGAESRGPGPEHAAAAATDSAGVFPAKVLGFRVCGLYLEWVSRTEVDLGQLAPGGPA